A window from Aquabacterium sp. NJ1 encodes these proteins:
- a CDS encoding Tim44 domain-containing protein encodes MTWKNRLTALAVVLAGVGMVSAPLDVEAKRLGGGRASGMQRQMPAKQPTATPNQSPNQAPASPNNAAQPGVGQQAAAPTPAAQPGKRSWLGPVAGIAAGLGIAALMSHFGMGEAFGNMMTMLLIGVVAFMVIGWLMRRFSKGGAPMGGPQLAGAGAPYSPQASQMPQQAQAMQRQSQPDAFAAGGGAGAAAGAAATAVAGQVPAGFDAEGFTRVAKMIFIRMQAANDAANIEDLRKFTTPELFASLRLDIQERGQAANQTDVMQLDAELVDATKEADQWVATVRFHGLIREEVNAGAQPFNELWHLVKPLDEGRDWAIAGITPLDA; translated from the coding sequence ATGACATGGAAGAACCGTTTGACGGCTTTGGCTGTGGTGTTGGCCGGCGTGGGCATGGTGTCCGCGCCTCTGGATGTCGAGGCCAAGCGCCTGGGCGGCGGACGGGCCTCCGGCATGCAGCGCCAGATGCCCGCCAAACAACCCACGGCCACGCCCAACCAGTCGCCGAACCAGGCTCCGGCCTCGCCCAATAACGCGGCGCAACCGGGTGTGGGTCAGCAAGCCGCGGCACCGACGCCTGCTGCCCAACCAGGCAAACGCTCCTGGCTGGGCCCCGTCGCGGGGATCGCCGCGGGCCTGGGTATTGCGGCCCTGATGAGCCATTTCGGCATGGGTGAGGCCTTCGGCAACATGATGACCATGCTGCTGATCGGTGTGGTCGCCTTCATGGTGATCGGCTGGCTGATGCGCCGCTTCAGCAAGGGCGGAGCGCCCATGGGTGGGCCGCAACTGGCCGGTGCCGGCGCACCTTACAGCCCGCAGGCCTCGCAAATGCCCCAGCAGGCGCAAGCCATGCAGCGCCAGTCCCAGCCGGACGCGTTCGCGGCAGGCGGTGGCGCTGGTGCGGCCGCAGGCGCTGCCGCAACGGCCGTCGCTGGTCAGGTGCCTGCCGGCTTCGATGCCGAGGGCTTCACACGCGTGGCCAAGATGATCTTCATCCGCATGCAGGCCGCCAATGACGCCGCCAACATCGAAGACCTGCGCAAGTTCACCACGCCCGAGCTGTTCGCATCTCTGCGGCTGGATATCCAGGAACGCGGCCAGGCGGCCAACCAGACCGATGTCATGCAACTGGATGCCGAACTGGTGGACGCGACCAAGGAAGCCGACCAGTGGGTGGCCACCGTGCGCTTCCATGGCCTGATCCGCGAGGAAGTCAATGCGGGCGCCCAGCCGTTCAACGAGCTGTGGCACCTGGTCAAACCGCTGGATGAAGGGCGTGACTGGGCGATTGCCGGCATCACGCCGCTGGACGCCTGA